The following coding sequences are from one Verrucosispora sp. WMMD573 window:
- a CDS encoding fibronectin type III domain-containing protein → MPTTEPAAGRNRVAIGVAVVAVLVALAAVVGVGLLILDRRAAPPSESASAPTSPPGSVGPPPGNLTMRDDTTTITLTWTDPSDGLVPFMVAGGRTGQSLGMMATVDPGRTSYTVNGLSTLVNYCFAVLAVYDTDQFATSDQVCTSR, encoded by the coding sequence ATGCCGACGACGGAGCCGGCGGCGGGTCGTAACCGGGTGGCGATCGGGGTGGCGGTGGTGGCGGTCCTGGTGGCCCTGGCCGCGGTCGTCGGGGTGGGGCTGTTGATCCTGGACCGGCGGGCCGCGCCTCCGTCGGAATCCGCGTCGGCACCGACCTCGCCACCGGGATCGGTCGGCCCGCCCCCCGGCAACCTGACGATGCGCGACGACACCACGACGATCACGTTGACCTGGACGGACCCGTCGGACGGGCTGGTGCCGTTCATGGTGGCCGGTGGGCGGACCGGGCAGTCGCTGGGCATGATGGCCACGGTGGACCCGGGTCGGACCAGTTACACGGTCAACGGCCTGAGCACCTTGGTTAACTACTGTTTCGCGGTACTCGCCGTCTACGACACGGACCAGTTCGCCACTTCCGACCAGGTGTGCACGTCCCGGTAG
- a CDS encoding recombinase family protein — translation MTIDIPRIEDTAAALLADREHRRFAFYGRVSTEDQQDPVASRNWQLSRATGLIEPVGGIVVTEFFDIGLSRSLPWKRRPQAAKLLDALADPDRGFDSVVIGEPQRAFYGNQYSLTMPVFSHYGVDLWVPEVGGAIDPESEAHDLIMSVFGGMSKGERTRVKVRVRTAMTSQAKIEGRFLGGRPPFGYRLADAGSHPNPGKAADGRRLHKLEPDPATAPVVRRIFAMYLANNGYFAIAEALTRDGIPSPSAADPARNPHRTGEGWAKSAIKNILSNPRYTGRQVWNKQRKDEVLLDVNDVALGYETRMRWNDKTSWVWSDTIAHPPLVTVNDFELVQTIMAASGRGRTGNRQRRVRRHYLLRGLMLCGLCGRKMQSHQAHEMAYYRCRYPNEYALANHVQHPRNVYVAERDIVPALDNWLLTAFTPHRLTDTIRRLHAAQTDTGPSVIAPEITAANKIIATCDAKLLQYRAIADAGGDPATVAAWMAEVNAQRAAAVTQRDQSAAQAQAPRRLTEDDIRHLVGSLDDLRNTLRNAHHQDKSNVYRELRLTLTYNPGQNKISVEAKPDADYCGVTVRVRGGT, via the coding sequence GTGACCATCGACATACCCCGTATCGAAGACACTGCCGCCGCACTACTCGCCGACCGCGAGCACCGACGATTCGCGTTCTACGGCCGGGTCTCCACCGAGGACCAGCAAGACCCGGTGGCGTCGAGGAACTGGCAGCTCAGCCGCGCAACTGGCCTCATCGAACCGGTCGGCGGCATCGTCGTCACCGAGTTCTTCGACATCGGCCTGTCCCGCTCCCTGCCGTGGAAGCGCCGGCCCCAGGCCGCCAAGCTTCTCGACGCTCTCGCCGACCCGGATCGCGGTTTCGACTCGGTCGTGATCGGTGAGCCCCAACGCGCGTTCTACGGCAACCAGTACAGCCTGACCATGCCCGTCTTCTCGCACTACGGTGTCGATCTGTGGGTGCCGGAAGTCGGCGGCGCGATCGACCCCGAGTCCGAAGCCCACGACCTGATCATGAGTGTGTTCGGCGGCATGTCCAAAGGCGAGCGCACCCGGGTGAAGGTCCGCGTCCGTACGGCGATGACCTCGCAGGCGAAGATCGAAGGGCGGTTTCTCGGCGGGCGTCCACCCTTCGGGTACCGCCTAGCCGACGCCGGATCGCACCCGAACCCGGGCAAGGCCGCTGATGGCCGTCGCCTGCACAAGTTGGAACCCGACCCGGCCACCGCGCCTGTTGTTCGGCGGATCTTCGCTATGTACCTCGCCAACAACGGCTACTTCGCCATCGCCGAGGCGCTCACCCGCGACGGCATCCCGTCACCGTCAGCCGCCGACCCCGCCCGCAACCCGCACCGCACCGGCGAGGGCTGGGCCAAGAGCGCGATCAAGAACATCCTGTCCAACCCCCGCTACACCGGCCGCCAAGTGTGGAACAAACAGCGCAAGGACGAGGTACTCCTCGACGTCAACGACGTCGCCCTCGGCTACGAAACCCGCATGCGATGGAACGACAAGACCTCGTGGGTGTGGTCCGACACGATCGCCCACCCGCCGCTCGTCACCGTCAACGACTTCGAGCTAGTGCAGACGATCATGGCGGCCAGCGGGCGGGGCCGCACCGGCAACCGACAGCGGAGGGTACGCCGCCACTACCTTCTTCGCGGACTCATGCTCTGCGGGCTGTGTGGACGCAAAATGCAAAGCCACCAGGCCCACGAGATGGCCTACTACCGGTGCCGCTACCCCAACGAGTACGCCCTCGCCAACCACGTCCAGCACCCCCGCAACGTCTACGTCGCGGAACGAGACATCGTCCCCGCCCTCGACAACTGGCTGCTCACCGCGTTCACCCCGCACCGACTGACCGACACGATCCGCCGACTCCACGCCGCCCAAACCGACACCGGACCCAGCGTCATTGCCCCGGAAATCACCGCCGCCAACAAGATCATCGCGACATGCGACGCCAAACTCCTCCAATACCGCGCCATCGCCGACGCCGGAGGCGACCCCGCCACCGTCGCCGCATGGATGGCCGAGGTCAACGCCCAACGCGCCGCCGCCGTCACTCAACGCGACCAATCAGCAGCACAGGCACAAGCACCCCGACGCCTCACCGAGGACGACATCCGGCATCTCGTCGGCAGCCTCGACGACCTCCGCAACACCCTGCGGAACGCCCACCACCAGGACAAGAGCAACGTCTACCGCGAGCTACGACTCACCCTCACCTACAACCCCGGCCAAAACAAAATCAGCGTCGAGGCTAAGCCTGACGCTGATTACTGTGGGGTAACTGTACGTGTCCGAGGGGGGACTTGA
- a CDS encoding DNA methyltransferase gives MAALLADGYLGSVWLTGQAPSRDLRRGRYTPESLTHPGKMLPTIPRYAIRTYTNPGDVVLDPMAGIGTTIIEAMRLGRDGIGVEYEAEWVTKAADNIHHTVQAGAPGRGEIYHGDSTALPSLLPASLHGQVSLVITSPPYGSSTHGHVRTPGPRRGKVRKINHKYGSVSNLAYRSHGELADGFTEILAGCRAVLRPGGHAVVTARPYRRHGELIDIPGMVVAAGVNAGLELVEECIALICGVRDGLIIPRASFFQQKNIRDAIATGDPQWLVQHEDVVILRAL, from the coding sequence CTGGCGGCCCTGCTCGCCGACGGCTACCTGGGTTCGGTCTGGCTCACGGGCCAGGCCCCGTCGCGGGACTTGCGGCGCGGCCGGTACACCCCCGAGTCGTTGACGCATCCCGGCAAGATGCTGCCGACCATCCCCCGGTACGCCATCCGCACCTACACCAACCCCGGTGATGTGGTCCTCGACCCCATGGCCGGCATCGGCACCACCATCATCGAAGCCATGCGCCTCGGCCGTGACGGCATCGGAGTCGAGTACGAAGCCGAATGGGTCACCAAGGCAGCCGACAACATCCACCACACCGTCCAAGCCGGGGCACCAGGCCGGGGCGAGATCTACCACGGCGACTCCACCGCGCTGCCGTCCCTATTGCCCGCAAGCCTGCACGGGCAGGTCTCTTTGGTGATCACCTCACCGCCTTATGGATCGTCCACCCATGGCCACGTCCGCACCCCGGGACCGCGACGCGGCAAGGTCCGCAAGATCAATCACAAGTACGGCAGCGTCAGCAACCTCGCTTACCGCAGCCACGGTGAGCTGGCTGACGGGTTCACCGAAATCCTCGCCGGCTGCCGGGCAGTGCTGCGGCCCGGTGGGCACGCCGTCGTCACCGCACGGCCCTACCGCCGCCACGGCGAACTCATCGACATCCCTGGCATGGTCGTTGCCGCTGGTGTCAACGCCGGCCTGGAACTGGTCGAGGAGTGCATCGCCCTCATCTGCGGCGTCCGCGACGGCCTGATCATCCCCCGGGCCTCGTTCTTTCAGCAGAAGAACATCCGCGACGCCATCGCCACCGGCGACCCCCAATGGCTCGTCCAGCACGAAGACGTGGTTATCCTGAGGGCACTCTGA